The following are from one region of the Knoellia sp. p5-6-4 genome:
- a CDS encoding FtsX-like permease family protein yields the protein MDLRRRLVDVWAAIRYRRAQAAALMLLSALIATCAALAPLYTRALEQGLLRQAVFEADPADTALTVKATRTPTAPDLALPRLSEVVPAGVRELHQPGIGTYNGQVVFQVFPNRPGAPLDLIYRDGMCEHVRITAGACPAAKGEIAVTAAEAAFWQWAPGDRFTVTERDAPTGAVPQALTVVGVYEQVPDGAYWMRLKLDGRSGGTIDGGDTPALDSWITAAQTFDGAWGNARLTVQYPLDRAGLTLDDVPSAARAIAQTRADSGSIEVESPMATLLAGIRDGQQQVRLVVPLLMAQLALLAAVVLLSVAAAAVEQRRPEVALARLRGRSRDGARWLVVSELGLTVLLGLPLGLALAVGLNEAARRVLLPPGVPFEFPLGVLLALLAAAAVGLGAVWLAAQPVLSEPISSLLRRVAHARASRRLPVVDIVVAALAAAGLVGLATTSDAGPLALVTPTLLSLAAGLVVAHVVVRAAASAGATHVRRGRVGPALTAYQLARRPAVRKVLTIITVATALAVFAANAVTVADRNREARAQLEAGAPVVLLTDAVEPASLQRALAAVDPTGGDVTPVAIVRPRDVSATATIAVVPRGFEEVAFPPPHQEALKLAALAPPAVEPVRLDGTTLSVTVEPSLTVTEAGGGAPAPAGRVLLGIVVTTPDGQRLTRDLGVVPLGSRRPVELAAPVLCPDGCRLDSLTVRADLTPSGPRGNPWEANRQESTAVARGQLALSGMALDGRALDIGEADRWQPSLKVDAAPDDQLRAAEGSSAERLVLDVVSSGVVLRLAHADVPASVPAVLAGPVPPGGTVQQFTASGLAGLPTTMTRTQEAPALPVLGDRGVLVNYETLGRLGGRLAGSGSLQAWLGSDSPALVEKVRKGLSDSGINVLSVRSYAETKQSYDRSAAGWGLQLALVTGALALLMAALAVVVVAATGWRAVARDFAAMRMAGVPLPVLRRAARSEQLVVVGVGVGVGAVSGLLGAHLAMPLIPLFNRPAPVPALDLSPAWPAVAAATLLALLLLGAVGLVVARSLGGRFTLGRIRELL from the coding sequence GTGGATCTGCGAAGGAGGCTCGTCGACGTGTGGGCGGCCATCCGCTACCGCCGGGCGCAGGCAGCGGCCCTCATGCTCCTCTCGGCACTCATCGCCACCTGCGCCGCGCTCGCCCCTCTCTACACCCGGGCCCTCGAACAGGGGCTGCTGCGCCAGGCCGTCTTCGAGGCGGACCCTGCCGACACCGCCCTGACGGTCAAGGCCACCCGCACACCCACCGCCCCCGACCTGGCCCTGCCCCGCCTGTCCGAGGTCGTACCGGCCGGGGTGCGTGAGCTGCACCAGCCCGGCATCGGCACCTACAACGGCCAGGTGGTCTTCCAGGTCTTCCCGAACCGGCCCGGTGCGCCGCTGGACCTCATCTACCGCGACGGCATGTGCGAGCACGTCCGCATCACCGCCGGCGCGTGCCCGGCCGCCAAGGGCGAGATCGCGGTGACGGCGGCCGAGGCGGCCTTCTGGCAGTGGGCGCCGGGGGACCGCTTCACCGTGACCGAGCGGGACGCTCCGACGGGAGCGGTTCCGCAGGCACTCACGGTGGTCGGGGTCTACGAGCAGGTGCCCGACGGCGCCTACTGGATGCGCCTGAAGCTCGACGGCCGCTCGGGCGGCACCATCGACGGCGGAGACACCCCGGCCCTCGACTCGTGGATCACCGCGGCCCAGACCTTCGACGGGGCATGGGGCAACGCGCGCCTGACCGTGCAGTACCCCTTGGACCGCGCGGGCCTCACCCTCGACGACGTGCCCTCCGCGGCGCGTGCCATCGCGCAGACCCGTGCCGACTCCGGCTCGATCGAGGTCGAGAGCCCCATGGCCACGCTGCTCGCCGGCATCCGTGACGGTCAGCAGCAGGTGCGGCTCGTCGTGCCGCTGCTCATGGCCCAGCTCGCCCTCCTCGCCGCGGTGGTGCTGCTGTCGGTGGCCGCAGCCGCGGTCGAGCAGCGCCGCCCCGAGGTGGCGCTCGCCCGCCTGCGCGGGCGCAGCCGCGACGGAGCGAGGTGGCTGGTCGTCAGCGAGCTGGGCCTGACCGTCCTGCTCGGCCTGCCGCTGGGCCTGGCGCTCGCGGTCGGCCTCAACGAGGCCGCCCGACGCGTGCTGCTCCCACCTGGCGTTCCGTTCGAGTTCCCCCTCGGCGTCCTCCTCGCCCTGCTCGCCGCGGCCGCCGTCGGCCTGGGCGCGGTGTGGCTCGCCGCGCAACCCGTGCTCAGCGAACCCATCTCCTCGCTGCTGCGCCGGGTGGCCCACGCGCGCGCCAGCCGGCGGCTTCCCGTGGTGGACATCGTGGTCGCCGCCCTGGCCGCGGCCGGGCTCGTCGGCCTCGCCACGACCTCCGACGCCGGACCGCTCGCGCTGGTGACGCCGACGCTGCTGTCCCTGGCCGCCGGGCTGGTGGTGGCGCACGTCGTCGTCCGCGCCGCCGCCTCCGCGGGCGCCACGCACGTGCGGCGCGGACGCGTGGGACCGGCGCTCACGGCATACCAGCTCGCCCGACGCCCCGCGGTGCGCAAGGTGCTCACCATCATCACGGTGGCCACGGCGCTCGCGGTCTTCGCCGCCAACGCCGTCACCGTCGCCGACCGCAACCGGGAGGCGAGGGCGCAGCTCGAGGCGGGGGCGCCGGTGGTGCTCCTCACCGACGCGGTGGAGCCTGCCTCGCTCCAGCGCGCGCTCGCCGCGGTGGACCCCACGGGGGGCGACGTGACGCCGGTGGCGATCGTGCGCCCCCGCGACGTGTCGGCGACGGCCACCATCGCCGTCGTGCCGCGGGGCTTCGAGGAGGTCGCCTTCCCGCCACCGCACCAGGAGGCCCTGAAGCTGGCGGCGCTGGCGCCACCGGCCGTCGAGCCGGTGCGGCTCGACGGCACCACGCTGAGCGTGACCGTCGAGCCGTCTCTCACCGTCACGGAGGCCGGTGGGGGAGCCCCTGCACCGGCCGGACGGGTGCTGCTCGGCATCGTCGTGACCACCCCTGACGGCCAGCGCCTGACCCGCGACCTGGGTGTGGTGCCGCTGGGCAGCCGGCGGCCGGTGGAGCTCGCCGCCCCCGTGCTGTGTCCGGACGGGTGCCGTCTCGACTCGCTCACCGTGCGGGCGGACCTCACGCCCTCGGGCCCGCGCGGCAACCCGTGGGAGGCCAACCGCCAGGAGAGCACGGCCGTGGCGCGGGGGCAGCTGGCGCTGTCGGGCATGGCGCTGGACGGGCGCGCGCTGGACATCGGTGAGGCCGACCGGTGGCAGCCCTCGCTGAAGGTCGATGCCGCCCCCGACGACCAGCTCCGGGCGGCGGAGGGCTCGAGCGCCGAACGGCTCGTGCTCGACGTGGTCAGCTCCGGTGTGGTGCTCCGCCTCGCCCACGCCGACGTCCCGGCCAGCGTTCCGGCCGTCCTCGCCGGACCGGTGCCGCCCGGCGGCACGGTGCAGCAGTTCACCGCCTCCGGCCTGGCCGGCCTGCCCACCACGATGACCCGGACCCAGGAGGCGCCGGCCCTGCCCGTGCTGGGCGACCGCGGCGTGCTCGTCAACTACGAGACCCTCGGCCGGCTGGGAGGGCGCCTCGCCGGCTCGGGCAGCCTGCAGGCATGGCTGGGCAGCGACTCGCCGGCCCTGGTCGAGAAGGTGCGAAAAGGCCTGTCGGACAGTGGGATCAACGTCCTCAGTGTGCGCTCCTACGCCGAGACGAAGCAGTCCTACGACCGCTCGGCCGCCGGTTGGGGGCTCCAGCTCGCCCTGGTGACCGGCGCCCTGGCGCTGCTCATGGCGGCGCTCGCCGTGGTGGTGGTCGCCGCCACCGGCTGGCGAGCCGTGGCGAGGGACTTCGCGGCGATGCGGATGGCAGGGGTTCCGCTGCCCGTGCTGAGGCGGGCCGCCCGCAGCGAGCAGCTCGTCGTCGTGGGCGTCGGGGTCGGCGTGGGCGCGGTCAGCGGGCTGCTCGGTGCCCACCTGGCGATGCCCCTCATCCCGCTCTTCAACCGGCCGGCGCCGGTGCCCGCCCTCGACCTGTCGCCCGCCTGGCCCGCCGTCGCTGCTGCGACGCTGCTCGCGCTGCTGCTGCTCGGCGCGGTCGGGCTCGTCGTCGCGCGCTCGCTCGGCGGGCGCTTCACCCTCGGCCGGATCCGGGAGCTGCTGTGA